The Silene latifolia isolate original U9 population chromosome X, ASM4854445v1, whole genome shotgun sequence genome contains the following window.
TCGGTCACATCATACACTAGAAGAGCTCCCAGAGCTACCTGCAGTAGGCACTTGTGATGTCCCGGTATCGCTTCCGACATGCCATGTCTCATATCAGAGCCTGAAAGGGTCCTTCCTTCAACCTATCATGCAATAAAAAAGAGAAACAGTTCAAGGTTAAACTAGAAGTATAAAGCAGTAAGTTGCACAGTAAAAACAATGCACACAAACCGTACTCAAATGTAAAATGTCTTAATGACCATGAGTTATTCTTCGTGGCCAGCTAGTATCTTACATTCTCACTGCTATTCTTCTATGAGACGGTTCTATAGTATGAAAGCAGCCACGACAGCCAACATGCCTATTTAGACACCCACCTGGTCGACCTGGATAATTTTTGATGGTCATTTATATCAAGAATAACTAAACTTAAATATTACAGTAGTCTCATTATTGCATGTTATGAAAACCATACTGTTATACAAGTAATACAGTAACAATTTGGGTATTACCTCCATTAATCTTCATTTCTGCTTGTCTGACTCAATTCTTCAGGCGGTTGCTGCATCTGAGCGTATGTATAAAGTCTCTCATTAAAGGCCACTTGAGGATCTTTTTCTATCAAATGCCCATTCTCGTCAAAAGCATCCTTCAAGAAAACAACCCAATTCATCTCAGTACCAGCCAAATAAAATGCCCTTGGCTGCTTCGAAAGCATTTGGTAAGTATGCTTAGTGAGACTGAACTCCTCCTTGAACTCCACTATATGATGTATCGACGCCTTCTTCTCCAATGTCAATCCCAAAAATTCATGTATGATGCCAACCCTGTATTTCTCTGCTTCCAATGTAAACAGTTCATGTTTCCACCCTTCTGAATAAGGCGAAACCAGTGGCAACGTATTCAAAAAGTTTAATCGGTTCACCTCATCATGATCTAAATCCAAGGATTTCCCATGTTTCAAAGGAAACTTAAATGCCCTCTTCACTTTTTCCTCATCAACCATGAACTCTTTCTCTAGGGCACTTACTGCTAATGAAGGATCCCACTTCAATAATTCAAGAGTACGACTCCCATCATCACTGTTAACAACCCGAAAATCCTCAGGGAAGTTCAAAACCCAGTCCCTAAAATTATCAGGAATGCCAAATAAGAATCTACAATGGTAAATCTTGCTCAAAGGCATTTTCTTCTCCTTTGACATCATCAATAACTTCTTCACCACTTTTACCCTCTCCATTTCCATGGACTCCATAATCTTTTGTTCTTCCTCAAGTAATCCCTCCATGAACTCGGTAAATCCCAACCACATCTTGTTGTCATTGTGCCGGTAAATTTCAAAGAGGAGAGGATGTTTGGCAACAAACTTGGTAACCTTGCGGCCACGGGGAAATCCCAGTTCCCGGTAGAGTTTTCCAGCATTATCCAAGAGGAGGATATGTTCACGTTGCTTGGTAAGGTACTGTTTAGACCGAATGAGAAAGCGAAAATGGTTATCACGGTTCACGATTCGTTCAAAGTGGGCAATTAGAGAGGATTGGTGCTGAACAAGGGTTGTTCGAGCGCTGGGCTTATTACGtttctttttgaattttttagGGGTTTTAGTTATGAGAAAGGAGGTAGAATATGAAGAGGTCAGGAAGGCAGGGAAAATGGGACCGCTCAGAGTTACATTTTTGCGAGATAAGGGTTTTTGGTAAGCCTTGCAGAAGGCGGTAAATATGCGCCAAGCCATGGATTTAAAGGGAGGTCGGGTTAGTGAGGAAAGAAATGTAACAACTGtaaaagagaaaaaaagggaAGGTGATAGTTGAGTGACTCTAACAGCGGCTATCAACTATGGCCTCTTAAGGGAAGTCCAAAGATGCTGAGACCATGTACGCATAAACCTTCCCCCAATACAGCAGTTGCTTCAATGTCGAATTTACATAGTGTTATCTGCAAACCAGAATAAAATCAGAACATGTAAAACAAAGCCCAATTTGGTTTATTTTGGACGATGAAACTCTTATCAATTTAAAGACCAGCAACTGTTGCGTTCAATTTGTCACATATGATGACCTTGATATTTCCACACTAACATAAGTTATCTCTAAAATAAATCTTTAACGTAACGGCTCAAACCATAAAAGGATGTCTTGAATCCTATAAATAGGTTGTTTTAGCAGATCAAGATACCACTAAACAATATGTGAATGTTTGTTACTCCAACTCTTCTGATTCTCTCACGTACCCGTGTTCGACACTCGAGACTCACACAAGGGTATGACACTTCAACACCTCATTTTAAgccaaaatatgcatatttttcataaaaatggtCGAGTCCGACACTTGGACACGCCCCCGTGTCGGATACTTCTAAACGAGTCTGAGCAACATAGGTACTTAAAAAAAAGATAAACAGTCAAGTAAGCATTATTTCGAAACTACTGAACCTCATTAAGAAATAGCAGTCTTTAGTCTGGTACTTCAATTTCTTAAAAAGATAACTGAAAAACTATGATTACAACATCGCCAATGTGTAAGGTCGATTCGATTGTGAGGAGAATCAGCTAAAAAAACAATGAAATTCGCATCCAATCAGTTAAAGAAACATAGTGAGTACCTCATTCCGACATAACCGAGGCTCTGATAGTAATAATACCCTTCTAAATGTTATGGTAAAACAAGGCAAAAGCTAGGATCCAAACAAAACCCTAAGTACAGAATATCCATTGATTCAAGAAAAATCAAGAGTCATGCGGGTTTTGGTGATAACGAAAAAATGGGGTATAAGAGCCTGAAACACAGACAAGACTACCTCATTCCACAGGCTGGTAATGTATTGTCGAATCAAATAATAAAGACGTAAACTGGAAGTGTGTTGTTCTTGTTCACACTTTGAAGTTTATTAATAACTAGCAAAAATGAAAGTGAATCCTCCGTCTCATTTTTGTGTTTTATCTCGTGTCATCCCTTTTTTTTAATGTATCCTCGATCTTTTTTATGATCAAGGATTACGTGTTTGAAGAAAAGGTAATAAGACACAAGGTGAGACATGAAAATGCGACAGAGGATACTAATCTAAATTTCTCACTCAATTTTTATCGCTTTCCAAACAATATCATCGACTCATGGTTGATGCATGGTTAATATCCTTCCAAAAAATAGAGAAATGATCAACACGATTTTCTTTCCAataagtctcccttgtgacgggtatatccgtcacaagcttgtgacgggtcaagtatcacACCCATTTTGATAGATAAGAgccatcacaaatgagaatttgtgttttcaaTGATCACACAATTGCTAAGCTAACACAACTATGAAAACACACAAAAAGAAGACAGGCTAATATGGAAAAGTTGTAAACATGCACAGTTTTAGTTGCGGCAATTCATCAAACACTTGGTGAGCATATTCGTAAAAGCAATTGTGATAAGTAAATATCTCCAATCACCCGATTCATTCGAGACGACTATCATTAAGCTGAAATCA
Protein-coding sequences here:
- the LOC141622272 gene encoding protein WHAT'S THIS FACTOR 1 homolog, chloroplastic-like — translated: MAWRIFTAFCKAYQKPLSRKNVTLSGPIFPAFLTSSYSTSFLITKTPKKFKKKRNKPSARTTLVQHQSSLIAHFERIVNRDNHFRFLIRSKQYLTKQREHILLLDNAGKLYRELGFPRGRKVTKFVAKHPLLFEIYRHNDNKMWLGFTEFMEGLLEEEQKIMESMEMERVKVVKKLLMMSKEKKMPLSKIYHCRFLFGIPDNFRDWVLNFPEDFRVVNSDDGSRTLELLKWDPSLAVSALEKEFMVDEEKVKRAFKFPLKHGKSLDLDHDEVNRLNFLNTLPLVSPYSEGWKHELFTLEAEKYRVGIIHEFLGLTLEKKASIHHIVEFKEEFSLTKHTYQMLSKQPRAFYLAGTEMNWVVFLKDAFDENGHLIEKDPQVAFNERLYTYAQMQQPPEELSQTSRNED